In Erigeron canadensis isolate Cc75 chromosome 7, C_canadensis_v1, whole genome shotgun sequence, one DNA window encodes the following:
- the LOC122606783 gene encoding L-cysteine desulfhydrase gives MGEIRIHDDEEEQQQNPDNNNNNNNHITKKPKLLQTQQYITQSQIQQEFSHHLPGVARINNGSFGSCPASIISAQRNLQLKYLQQPDDFFFNYLPDRIIRSRTIIKSLINADDIGEVSIVDNATTAAAIVLQHVGWGFAEGRFKKGDTVVMLKCAFQAVKKSIEAYVQRAGGEVITVDLSFPVVNVEQIIDEFRLGLVKGKAEGRVVRLVIIDHITSMPSVVLPVKELVRMCKDEGVENVFVDAAHAVGSVKVDVKEIGADFYVSNLHKWFFCPPSVAVLYCRKRNASLDLHHPVVSHEYGNGLAIESAWIGTRDYSSQLVVPEAVDFVNRFEGGIDGIMKRNHEAVIEMGNMLAKAWGTSLGVPPAMCPSMAMVGLPSCLGVLSDDDAVRLRNHLRETFSVEVPIHYQALRDAEIGPRDERGGFVTGYARISHQVYNTVDDYIKFRDAVIKLLHDGFNCKTLLPREQ, from the coding sequence ATGGGCGAAATCAGAATCCACGACGATGAAgaagaacaacaacaaaatcctgataacaataacaacaataacaaccaCATTACAAAAAAACCTAAATTATTACAAACACAACAATATATAACCCAATCACAAATCCAACAAGAGTTCTCTCACCACCTGCCCGGCGTTGCCCGAATCAACAACGGCAGTTTCGGCAGCTGCCCGGCCTCCATAATATCTGCCCAAAGAAACCTCCAGCTAAAATATCTCCAACAACCCGatgatttcttttttaattatcttcCAGACCGAATTATCCGGTCTCGCACTATAATCAAGAGTCTAATCAATGCAGACGATATCGGCGAGGTTTCGATAGTCGATAACGCCACCACGGCGGCTGCGATCGTTCTGCAGCACGTCGGGTGGGGGTTTGCTGAAGGCAGGTTTAAGAAAGGAGACACTGTTGTGATGTTGAAATGCGCTTTTCAGGCCGTTAAGAAGTCGATCGAGGCGTACGTCCAGCGCGCTGGAGGTGAGGTTATTACTGTAGATTTAAGTTTTCCTGTTGTTAATGTTGAACAAATTATTGATGAATTTAGGTTAGGGTTAGTTAAAGGGAAAGCCGAGGGGCGGGTTGTTAGGTTAGTTATAATTGATCATATTACGTCTATGCCGTCTGTTGTATTGCCCGTTAAGGAGTTGGTTAGAATGTGTAAGGATGAGGGTGTGGAGAATGTGTTTGTGGATGCCGCTCACGCGGTTGGGAGTGTGAAAGTTGATGTGAAGGAAATCGGGGCGGATTTTTATGTTAGTAATTTGCACAAGTGGTTCTTTTGTCCGCCGTCTGTTGCAGTGTTGTATTGTAGGAAGAGGAATGCGTCGTTGGATTTGCATCATCCGGTTGTTTCGCATGAGTACGGGAACGGGTTAGCGATCGAGAGTGCGTGGATAGGTACGCGTGATTATAGCTCTCAGTTGGTTGTTCCGGAAGCGGTTGATTTTGTTAATAGGTTTGAAGGTGGGATTGATGGGATTATGAAAAGGAATCATGAAGCTGTTATTGAGATGGGGAATATGTTGGCGAAAGCTTGGGGTACGAGTTTGGGGGTGCCTCCTGCGATGTGTCCAAGTATGGCGATGGTTGGGTTGCCGTCGTGTTTGGGGGTTTTGAGTGACGATGATGCTGTAAGGTTGAGGAATCATTTGAGAGAGACGTTTAGTGTTGAAGTTCCTATACATTATCAGGCGTTGAGAGATGCAGAAATTGGACCGAGAGATGAACGTGGCGGTTTTGTTACAGGGTATGCTAGGATTTCTCACCAGGTGTACAATACAGTTGACGATTATATTAAATTCAGGGATGCTGTAATCAAGCTTTTGCATGATGGTTTTAATTGCAAGACGCTGCTTCCGAGAGAACAATAA
- the LOC122607982 gene encoding cyclin-dependent kinase D-3-like: MGDVEQLFTKKVADRYLKREVLGEGTYGVVYKAIDTKTGQTVAIKKIRLGKQKEGVNFTALREIKLLKELKDPSIIELIDCFPHKGNLHLVFEFMETDLEAVIRDRNIVLSPTDIKSYIQMTLKGLAVCHKKWVLHRDMKPNNLLIGPGGQLKLADFGLARIFGSPNRKFTHQVFARWYRAPELLFGAKQYGPGVDVWAAACIFAELLLRRPFLQGSSDIDQLGKIFAAFGTPKESQWKDMKYLPDYVEYQVVHGQSMKTLFPMASEDAVDLLSKMFAYDPKARISAQQALEHRYFLSGPPPTEPALLPRPPPKKESVDSKPSDFGPTVLSPTIKSKRVISHPEGHVEKFEDHGIGNEQSGPAPMSLDFSVFDARPPRRPTINSADRTHLKRKLDLEFQIPEQEDY; encoded by the exons ATGGGAGATGTGGAAcagttatttacaaaaaaggTAGCTGATCGATATTTGAAACGCGAAGTTCTCGGTGAAGGAACTTATGGTGTTGTCTATAAAGCCATTGATACTAAG ACAGGACAAACTGTTGCAATCAAGAAAATCCGTCTTGGGAAGCAGAAGGAAGGGGTGAATTTTACTGCTCTTAGAGAAATAAAGTTACTGAAAGAGCTCAAAGATCCCAGCATAATAGAGCTGATTGATTGTTTTCCACATAAAGGCAACTTACATCTTGTGTTTGAATTTATGGAGACTGATCTAGAAGCTGTAATTCGGGATAGGAACATTGTTCTGTCGCCAACTGATATAAAGTCATACATTCAGATGACATTAAAAGGACTTGCTGTTTGCCATAAGAAATGGGTACTACATAG GGATATGAAACCGAATAATCTCTTGATAGGACCTGGTGGACAACTAAAACTTGCAGATTTTGGTTTGGCACGCATATTTGGTAGTCCCAACAGAAAATTCACTCACCAG GTCTTTGCTCGATGGTATAGAGCACCTGAATTATTATTTGGTGCGAAGCAGTATGGTCCTGGGGTCGATGTATGGGCAGCAGCTTGTATATTTGCTGAGCTCCTTCTACGCCGGCCTTTTCTGCAG GGTAGCAGTGACATCGATCAATTGGGCAAAATTTTTGCTGCTTTCGGCACTCCCAAAGAATCGCAGTGGAAAGATATGAAATATCTTCCAGATTATGTTGAGTACCAGGTTGTTCATGGGCAGTCGATGAAGACATTGTTTCCAATGGCCAGTGAAGATGCAGTAGATCTATTATCCAAAATGTTCGCATATGATCCAAAGGCCAGAATTTCAGCACAGCAGGCATTAGAACATAG GTACTTCTTGTCTGGACCTCCACCTACTGAACCAGCTTTGCTTCCACGACCTCCACCAAAAAAGGAGTCTGTAGACTCAAAGCCCTCAGATTTTGGTCCGACTGTGCTATCACCTACAATAAAGTCAAAAAGAGTGATCTCACACCCAGAAggccatgttgaaaagtttgaGGACCATGGCATTGGTAATGAACAAAGTGGACCTGCACCAATGTCACtagatttttcagtttttgatgCAAGGCCTCCACGTAGACCAACAATAAACAG TGCTGACAGAACACATCTGAAGAGAAAACTAGATCTTGAATTCCAAATCCCTGAACAGGAAGATTATTGA
- the LOC122607981 gene encoding protein translocase subunit SECA1, chloroplastic: protein MSLTFLSPNKTLPPSLFNQFLNPNCTQNHNIQLLNNKFTNNNVNKHRYFHSTNSNRKSVAVAPSAALGGLLGGIFKSGTDTGESTRQQYAATVATINSLESEMNSLSDNELRDRTSLLKERARQSPQSLDSILPEAFAIVREASKRVLGLRPFDVQLIGGMVLHKGEIAEMRTGEGKTLVAILPAYLNALSGKGVHIVTVNDYLARRDCEWVGQVARFLGLTVGLIQQNMTSEERRQNYLCDITYVTNSELGFDYLRDNLAMSVDELVIRGFNYCVIDEVDSILIDEARTPLIISGPAEKPSEQYYKAAKIASAFERDIHYTVDEKQKNVLLTEQGYADAEEILEVSDLYDPREQWASYLINAVKAKELFLRDVNYIIRAKEVLIVDEFSGRVMQGRRWSDGLHQAVEAKENLPIQNETVTLASISYQNFFLQFPKLCGMTGTAATESSEFESIYKLKVTIVPTNKPMIRKDDSDVVFRATTGKWQAVVVEISRMNKTGRPVLVGTTSVEQSDLLSQQLREAGIPHEVLNAKPENVEREAEIVAQSGRLGAVTIATNMAGRGTDIILGGNAEFMARLKLRELLMPSVVKPGEGVFVSVKKASPKKTWKVSESLFPCALSQENTKVVEEAVTLAASSWGRRSLAELEAEERLSYACEKGPTQDEVIAKLRHSFLQIANEYKAYTEEEKKKVVAAGGLHVIGTERHESRRIDNQLRGRSGRQGDPGSTRFFLSLEDNIFRIFGGDRIQGMMRAFRVEDLPIESKMLTKALDEAQRKVENYFFDIRKQLFEYDEVLNSQRDRVYTERRRALESEDLQFLLIEYSELTMDDILEANIGSDAPKENWDFEKLIAKIQQYCYLLNDLTPDLLASKCATYEDLRNYLRVCGREAYLKKRDIVDKEAPGLMKEAERFLILSNIDRLWKEHLQALKFVQQAVGLRGYAQRDPLIEYKLEGYNLFIEMMAQIRRNVIYSIYQFKPVMVKDPPKARKDSGNGSVPPPTSVSSEANV, encoded by the exons ATGTCTCTAACATTTCTATCTCCAAACAAAACCTTACCTCCTTCACTTTTCAATCAATTTCTAAATCCTAATTGCACTCAAAATCACAATATTCAACTACTAAACAATAAATTCAcaaataataatgtaaataaaCACAGATATTTTCATTCTACTAATAGTAATCGGAAATCAGTAGCGGTTGCGCCGTCGGCGGCGTTAGGCGGATTGCTTGGCGGAATATTTAAGAGTGGGACGGATACTGGTGAGTCGACTCGGCAGCAGTATGCTGCTACTGTTGCGACTATTAACTCACTTGAATCGGAAATGAATTCGTTATCGGATAATGAGTTGAGAGATCGGACTAGTTTGTTGAAGGAACGAGCTCGGCAATCGCCTCAGTCGTTGGACTCGATTTTacct GAGGCGTTTGCGATAGTGAGAGAGGCTTCGAAAAGAGTTTTAGGTCTACGTCCTTTCGACGTTCAACTCATAG GTGGCATGGTACTTCATAAAGGAGAAATAGCTGAAATGAGGACCGGGGAGGGAAAGACTCTGGTAGCTATCTTACCAGCTTATTTAAATGCATTAAGTGGTAAAGGAGTTCACATTGTTACTGTGAACGATTACCTAGCAAGAAGGGATTGTGAATGGGTTGGTCAAGTTGCTCGTTTTCTTGGACTCACTGTCGGCCTAATCCAGC AAAATATGACAAGTGAAGAGAGAAGGCAGAATTACTTGTGTGATATCACATATGTTACCAATAGTGAGCTTGGTTTTGATTACCTGAGAGACAATCTTGCCATG AGTGTCGATGAGCTTGTAATAAGGGGTTTCAATTACTGTGTTATCGATGAGGTTGATTCAATTCTTATTGACGAAGCAAGAACTCCTCTTATTATATCAGGACCTGCTGAAAAACCAAGTGAACAGTACTACAAAGCTGCTAAAATAGCTTCTGCTTTTGAACGAGATATACATTACACG GTTGATGAGAAGCAAAAAAACGTTCTACTCACAGAACAGGGTTATGCAGATGCTGAGGAAATTCTTGAAGTAAGTGATCTATACGATCCTCGAGAACAGTGGGCCTCATATCTCATTAATGCAGTAAAAGCTAAAGAGCTCTTTCTCAGAGATGTAAATTATATCATTCGTGCCAAAGAGGTTCTCATTGTGGATGAGTTTAGTGGTCGAGTCATGCAG GGGAGGCGATGGAGTGATGGCCTTCACCAGGCGGTGGAAGCCAAAGAAAATTTGCCTATTCAAAATGAGACTGTGACACTGGCCTCAATTAGTTACCAAAACTTCTTTCTCCAG TTCCCAAAACTTTGTGGCATGACCGGTACCGCTGCAACGGAGAGTTCAGAGTTTGAGAGTATTTACAAGCTTAAAGTTACAATCGTCCCAACAAACAAGCCTATGATACGGAAG GATGACTCCGACGTGGTGTTTAGGGCGACCACGGGAAAATGGCAGGCAGTTGTTGTAGAGATTTCGAGAATGAACAAGACTGGACGTCCTGTGCTTGTTGGCACAACTAGTGTTGAGCAGAGTGACTTATTGTCCCAGCAACTTCGTGAAGCTGGAATCCCTCATGAG GTTCTCAATGCCAAACCAGAAAATGTGGAGCGTGAAGCTGAAATTGTGGCACAAAGTGGGCGACTTGGTGCAGTTACTATTGCTACTAACATGGCTGGTCGTGGTACGGATATTATTCTTGGTGGTAATGCGGAGTTTATGGCTAGGTTGAAGCTACGTGAGTTACTCATGCCAAG CGTTGTTAAGCCTGGCGAGGGAGTTTTTGTTTCAGTTAAGAAAGCTTCCCCAAAGAAGACATGGAAG GTGAGTGAAAGTTTATTCCCGTGTGCACTATCTCAAGAAAATACCAAGGTGGTTGAAGAAGCTGTAACATTAGCTGCCAGCTCATGGGGTCGGAGATCTTTAGCTGAGCTGGAAGCAGAAGAGCGGCTTTCTTATGCATGTGAAAAG GGTCCTACTCAAGACGAAGTAATTGCCAAATTGCGCCATTCTTTCCTACAAATTGCAAATGAATATAAAGCCTACAcagaagaagagaaaaagaagGTTGTAGCAGCTGGAGGGCTTCATGTCATTGGGACAGAACGCCATGAATCACGACGAATAGACAATCAG CTGCGTGGACGAAGTGGGAGGCAGGGAGATCCTGGAAGCACGCGTTTCTTTCTTAGTCTTGAAGATAATATCTTTCGCATATTTGGAGGGGATCGAATTCAG GGGATGATGAGAGCTTTTAGAGTTGAAGACCTACCAATTGAGTCAAAAATGTTGACAAAAGCACTGGATGAAGCACAAAGAAAAGTAGAGAACTACTTTTTTGATATCCGAAAGCAATTATTTGAGTATGATGAAGTTCTCAACAGCCAAAGAGACCGTGTTTATACGGAAAGAAGGAGAGCTTTAGAATCTGAAGATCTTCAATTTCTTCTTATCGAGTATTCTGAATTGACGATGGACGACATATTAGAG GCAAATATTGGTTCTGATGCTCCCAAAGAAAACTGGGATTTTGAAAAGCTTATTGCAAAAATCCAGCA GTATTGCTATCTGTTGAATGATCTGACGCCTGATTTACTGGCAAGCAAATGTGCAACTTATGAAGATTTGAGGAATTATCTTCGTGTTTGTGGACGTGAAGCATATTTAAAGAAGAGA GATATTGTGGATAAAGAGGCTCCAGGATTAATGAAGGAAGCAGAAAGGTTTTTGATATTAAGCAACATAGATCGGTTGTGGAAAGAACACTTGCAGGCACTCAAATTTGTGCAGCAAGCGGTAGGTTTACGTGGATATGCACAACGTGATCCACTTATCGAGTACAAGCTTGAAGGGTACAATCTATTTATTGAGATGATGGCACAAATAAGAAGAAATGTTATATACTCTATATACCAG TTTAAACCTGTCATGGTAAAGGATCCTCCAAAAGCCCGGAAGGATAGTGGAAATGGATCAGTGCCCCCACCAACATCTGTCAGTTCTGAAGCTAACGTATGA
- the LOC122608282 gene encoding protein S-acyltransferase 18: protein MIMRRHGWQRPLHPLQIVGMCIYGFLVAAFYSFLGLFLGTRIAVIVITSIYSFTALGVMFLFSRCTAIDPTDKTNSKRKTKRKQNMTRQLNYGFILGHIVMRLFTKIERKILRKFIRRKYLDPLSTTAQMEPLLPFPLVIKDDSVSPGPIQDDISFCALCDCQVKKHSKHCRTCNRCVEGFDHHCRWLNNCVGKKNYRTFILLLVFVLLMLMVEGGTAIAIFVRCFADPKGIDRELVRRLHFHFPRGALVAICVLLVLLTAYGSAALGQLFFFHVVLIRKGMRTYDYIMAMKEENMLMEQEMSEDDSDMSSDESIELDSPEKTRFMICREKMPENQQILSVRIDKEPPVTKKQGFRASISPWKLIKMSREKAQLAADKARERFMRQKTIEEDDDSLKPLPLETKSGPLLTSTNIDGNKGVGIGATPLVVKGTISSPRRRFSVSPSPKQKYKSNFDLKLTEVSRELETYISRQVLCSVIKKGDSESSPSPR from the exons ATGATTATGAGACGCCATGGCTGGCAACGCCCACTTCACCCTCTACAG ATAGTGGGAATGTGTATATATGGTTTTCTAGTTGCAGCTTTCTATAGCTTCTTAGGGCTTTTTCTTGGTACCCGGATTGCGGTTATTGTTATTACCTCGATTTATTCATTTACG GCACTTGGGGTTATGTTTCTATTCAGTAGGTGCACTGCAATTGACCCGACGGATAAAACTAACTCCAAAAGGAAGACTAAACGAAAGCAGAACATGACAAGGCAGTTAAATTATGGTTTTATACTGGGTCACATTGTTATGAGGCTTTTCACGAAGATTGAACGTAAGATACTTAGGAAGTTCATAAGGAGAAAGTATCTTGATCCTTTGAGTACCACAGCTCAAATGGAGCCTCTGCTTCCATTCCCACTTGTCATCAAGGATGATTCAGTTTCACCTGGCCCGATTCAAGATGATATATCGTTTTGTGCCCTGTGTGATTGTCAG GTAAAAAAGCATAGCAAGCATTGCAGGACGTGCAACCGTTGTGTTGAAGGATTTGATCACCACTGCAGG TGGTTAAACAACTGTGTCGGGAAGAAAAACTATAGGACGTTTATTCTTCTGCTTGTGTTCGTCCTGCTAATG CTTATGGTTGAAGGAGGGACTGCAATTGCAATATTTGTTAGGTGCTTTGCAGATCCAAAAGGAATAGATAGGGAGCTTGTAAGAAGgctccattttcattttcctaGAGGAGCTCTTGTAGCCATCTGT GTTTTGCTGGTTCTGCTGACAGCTTACGGTTCAGCAGCTCTTGGACAACTTTTCTTCTTTCATGTTGTTCTCATCCGCAAG GGAATGCGAACTTATGATTACATAATGGCAATGAAGGAAGAAAATATGTTAATGGAACAAGAAATGTCAGAAGACGATTCTGACATGTCTTCTGATGAGAGTATAGAGTTGGATTCCCCTGAAAAAACAAGATTTATGATATGTAGAGAGAAGATGCCAGag AACCAGCAGATACTTTCTGTTAGAATTGATAAAGAACCTCCAGTGACGAAGAAGCAAGGTTTTCGTGCAAGTATAAGTCCATGGAAGCTTATTAAGATGAGCCGAGAAAAGGCTCAACTAGCTGCTGATAAGGCAAGAGAAAGGTTCATGAGACAAAAAACCATCGAGGAAGATGATGATTCACTTAAGCCACTACCATTGGAGACTAAAAGTGGACCATTATTAACTTCAACAAACATAGATGGCAATAAGGGTGTTGGCATTGGTGCGACTCCTCTAGTTGTAAAAGGGACAATATCTAGTCCACGAAGACGGTTTTCTGTTTCTCCATCACCAAAGCAAAAGTATAAGAGTAATTTTGATCTGAAGTTAACTGAGGTTTCCAGGGAGCTTGAGACCTATATTTCAAGGCAGGTGTTATGTTCTGTAATCAAGAAGGGTGATAGCGAGTCATCCCCATCTCCTAGATAG
- the LOC122607292 gene encoding protoporphyrinogen oxidase, chloroplastic, translating into MTSLTNFTPLKLTNPNYLTTTTTYNHRKLSNFRFRCSIARDSPTAPSISGDSSSRPLLDCVVVGAGISGLCIAQALSTKHGGDVVVTEARERVGGNISTVERDGYLWEEGPNSFQPSDPMLTMVVDSGLKDDLVLGDPTAPRFVLWDGDLKPVPSSPSDLPTFDLMSLGGKLRAGFGALGIRPPPPDREESVEEFVRRNLGDEVFERLIEPFCSGVYAGDPSKLSMKAAFGKVWKLEQNGGSIVGGAFKAIQAKNKSTKPPRDPRLPTPKGQTVGSFRKGQAMLPNAISKGLGSRVKLSWELVGITKSENRGYSLTYRTPDGLESLQTKTVVMTVPSYVASDLLRPLSVEAADALSKFYYPPVAAVSVSYPKEAIRADRLIDGQLKGFGQLHPRSQGVETLGTIYSSSLFPNRAPPGRVLLLNYIGGATNPGILSKTESQIVEAVDRDLRKMLINPKAGEPLTLGVKVWPRAIPQFLIGHYDILEAAKCALSLAGYRGMFLGGNYVSGVALGRCVENAYEVAADVSNFLSRGVYK; encoded by the exons ATGACATCTCTAACAAACTTCACTCCTTTAAAACTAACAAACCCTAATTACCTAACCACCACAACCACCTACAACCACCGGAAACTTTCCAATTTCCGGTTCCGTTGCTCAATTGCCAGAGATTCCCCAACCGCTCCTTCAATCTCCGGCGATTCGAGTTCCCGGCCATTGCTCGATTGCGTGGTCGTCGGCGCCGGAATTAGCGGACTGTGTATAGCGCAAGCGTTGTCAACGAAGCACGGCGGCGACGTGGTCGTGACAGAGGCGCGTGAGAGAGTTGGAGGAAATATATCGACAGTTGAAAGAGATGGTTATTTATGGGAAGAAGGTCCTAATAGCTTTCAACCCTCCGATCCTATGCTTACTATGgtg GTGGACAGTGGATTGAAGGATGATTTGGTGTTGGGTGATCCAACTGCACCTCGGTTTGTGTTATGGGATGGTGATCTGAAGCCGGTGCCTTCCAGTCCATCTGATTTGCCTACCTTTGATCTGATGAGCCTTGGTGGGAAACTCCGAGCCGGTTTTGGGGCTCTTGGAATCCGCCCTCCACCTCCA GACCGTGAGGAATCTGTTGAAGAGTTTGTCCGGCGTAATCTTGGTGATGAAGTTTTTGAACGTTTGATTGAACCATTTTGCTCAG GTGTTTACGCGGGGGATCCATCAAAACTTAGTATGAAAGCAGCATTTGGAAAGGTTTGGAAGCTGGAGCAAAATGGTGGTAGCATTGTTGGGGGAGCATTTAAAGCAATCCAAGCTAAAAATAAGAGTACCAAGCCTCCTCGAGACCC GAGATTACCAACACCGAAGGGCCAAACTGTTGGATCTTTTAGGAAGGGACAAGCAATGTTGCCTAATGCCATCTCAAAAGG GTTGGGTAGCAGAGTGAAGTTATCCTGGGAGCTCGTAGGTATCACTAAATCTGAGAATAGAGGGTATAGTTTGACATATCGAACACCAGATGGATTGGAAAGTCTGCAGACTAAAACTGTTGTCATGACTGTTCCATCCTATGTGGCTAGTGACTTGTTGCGTCCTCTTTCG gtGGAAGCAGCAGATGCTTTGTCAAAATTTTATTATCCCCCGGTTGCAGCTGTATCTGTTTCCTATCCAAAAGAGGCAATTCGTGCGGACCGTTTGATTGACGGTCAGCTCAAGGGTTTTGGTCAGTTGCATCCACGAAGTCAGGGCGTGGAGACTCTAG GTACCATATACAGTTCGTCTCTTTTCCCTAACCGTGCTCCACCTGGAAGGGTTCTGCTCCTGAACTACATTGGAGGGGCTACAAATCCTGGTATTTTATCAAAG ACGGAGAGTCAAATTGTTGAAGCAGTTGATCGCGACCTACGGAAGATGCTGATAAATCCTAAAGCAGGAGAGCCATTGACCTTAGGAGTGAAAGTGTGGCCTCGAGCGATCCCACAGTTTCTGATTGGTCATTATGACATTTTAGAGGCTGCTAAATGTGCTCTTAGTCTTGCTGGATACCGGGGTATGTTTCTTGGAGGGAACTATGTATCTGGTGTAGCTTTAGGTAGATGTGTGGAGAATGCCTATGAGGTTGCAGCCGATGTAAGTAATTTTTTGTCACGGGGCGTGTACAAGTAA
- the LOC122607882 gene encoding meiosis-specific protein ASY3, with protein MTMEIDRPRQRRLHDDHRMSGNWSFGSNYRPSSQSRKMSIGIVVDSSAKMKNTNSKGVVAELRNSQNVSMSKNIPAETEHKRKEAVSPDLEKQNKAPCQESTPLIQTKTPNQNISYANTNGHPKSNVQQQPSGSKGIVEMEPGSYFANQMSILQSRDTNIKKPMDRTYQREEGNNGDMGRDEESVYATPQKVPMSGKGPAEQGTSGKENGGSVSLRLKIQELLGTVRTPNKEEQHIPETSPMDANIAKPKSTNSKKDSPISILRQHLNTSKTISGSLDQKVKRPVTRSSTRKKPQAQKSVPKKKSPLSSYKQANLDENAFAFVETWSRRLSTDVNHGSKTFKRKERETFGTSPVKTCVVEDVHKDEYRQPTAKRKTKDTASHVSLYKNRAQVKETVKPNTEMKETARHQFEGKKGTSLPNVDQDPFAKDTVTKNVEPHYDLKSPTFELKTPGEMSPPKSVFQTNQEDLDVDSLSEESFKTKRSCRSQSKGFSKGGKYRSKTKDLDMDSQDSPVIESDPIATRAYKENRRSSFPSEVLESESQEDVSPISVPIKLKNPEGKKWAVSPCEDEDSQKSEDDSPIKRAGDTAKFSDSSVQDGLAGAVKLFALALERVQSKIQSTTSRQSAAILLSVSKNMHSQLQNAESKIQNEVGKLTDLGKSNRMHTENQYKEQQEQLKQIFEKFKEEVDQHLSKCQTTLEGLEAHQVQVRGMVEKQRLSHKKFIQQTEQAIETQLNDAQKKIADVHRMAKEKMLKLKYGIAGCLKEGLLS; from the exons ATGACGATGGAGATCGATAGACCACGGCAACGGCGTTTACATGAT GATCATCGTATGAGTGGGAATTGGAGTTTTGGTAGCAATTACCGTCCATCTAGCCAGTCAAGAAAGATGTCTATAGGAATTGTGGTTGATTCATCTGCTAAAATGAAGAACACAAATAGCAAGGGAGTTGTGGCTGAGTTGCGAAATTCACAAAATGTCTCAATGTCAAAAAACATTCCTGCAGAAACTGAACATAAAAGGAAAGAAGCAGTGTCTCCAGATTTGGAGAAACAGAACAAGGCTCCATGCCAGGAATCAACTCCACTGATTCAAACAAAAACACCCAATCAAAATATATCGTATGCAAACACAAATGGTCATCCAAAGAGCAATGTGCAACAGCAACCTAGTGGTAGCAAGGGAATTGTTGAAATGGAGCCTGGTTCATATTTTGCAAATCAGATGTCTATTCTTCAGTCCAGAGATACTAACATAAAGAAACCAATGGATAGAACTTACCAAAGAGAGGAAGGCAACAATGGTGACATGGGAAGGGATGAAGAGTCAGTATATGCAACTCCACAGAAAGTACCCATGTCAGGGAAAGGACCGGCAGAGCAGGGAACTAGTGGAAAAGAGAATGGTGGAAGTGTATCTTTAAGGCTGAAAATTCAGGAATTACTTGGAACAGTTCGTACACCTAATAAGGAGGAACAACACATCCCTGAGACTTCTCCTATGGATGCAAATATTGCAAAGCCGAAGAGCACAAACAGTAAAAAGGATAGTCCCATTTCCATCCTTAGACAACATTTGAATACAAGTAAAACCATCTCTGGAAGTCTGGACCAAAAGGTCAAGAGACCAGTAACTCGATCTTCGACCCGCAAGAAGCCTCAAGCTCAAAAATCTgtgccaaaaaaaaaatctccatTAAGTTCATATAAGCAAGCTAACTTAGATGAGAATGCGTTCGCTTTTGTGGAGACTTGGTCCAGGAGACTAAGCACAGATGTTAACCATGGTTCTAAAACGTTTAAGAGAAAGGAAAGAGAGACATTTGGAACCAGTCCAGTGAAGACATGTGTTGTGGAAGATGTTCATAAAGATGAGTACCGGCAACCAACTGCTAagagaaaaacaaaagataCTGCCTCACATGTATCATTGTATAAGAACAGAGCCCAAGTCAAAGAGACAGTTAAGCCAAATACTGAAATGAAAGAAACAGCTCGACACCAATTTGAGGGTAAGAAGGGTACATCGCTACCAAATGTTGATCAGGATCCTTTTGCCAAAGATACAGTAACAAAAAATGTAGAGCCACATTATGATCTGAAGAGCCCAACATTTGAGTTGAAAACACCTGGTGAGATGTCTCCCCCTAAATCTGTGTTTCAAACTAACCAGGAAGACCTTGATGTTGATAGCCTGTCCGAGGAGTCCTTTAAAACCAAAAGAAGTTGTCGCTCTCAAAGCAAAGGTTTTTCAAAGGGTGGCAAGTACAGGTCCAAAACAAAG GATCTGGACATGGATTCTCAAGACTCTCCTGTCATAGAGTCAGATCCGATAGCGACAAGGGCCTACAAAGAAAATAGACGTTCTAGTTTTCCAAGTGAAGTGTTAGAGTCTGAGAGCCAAGAAGATGTTTCACCCATCAGTG TGCCAATTAAATTGAAGAATCCTGAAGGAAAGAAATGGGCTGTATCACCATGTGAAGATGAAGACTCTCAGAAGTCTGAGGATGATTCACCCATCAAAA GGGCTGGAGATACTGCCAAATTCAGCGACTCCTCAGTACAGGATGGGCTTGCAGG TGCTGTCAAACTGTTTGCCTTGGCCCTAGAAAGAGTTCAAAGCAAAATACAATCAACCACTAGTAGACAATCTGCTGCCATATTGTTGTCTGTCTCCAAGAACATGCATTCTCAGTTGCAAAATGCTGAATCCAAGATCCAAAACGAAGT GGGAAAGCTAACAGATCTTGGTAAATCCAACAGAATGCATACTGAAAACCAATACAAAG AGCAACAGGAGCAGCTGAAGCAAATAtttgaaaaatttaaagaagaagtggACCAGCACCTTAGCAAGTGCCAAACCACACTTGAAGGCCTAGAAGCACATCAGGTCCAAGTCAGAGGAATGGTAGAGAAACAAA